TGCTGTTGAAATTTTATTGCCTGATGTCGGTGCAAGTACTAGTTCAACACCACATACTAACCAGAGTAAATTATCAAGTGTTGAAAACCagaaagttgtcccttcaagttCTGTTAGGTCTGCTAAGATCACTCCTGCTACTGTGGCCACAGGTCCTGGTATGTCTACACCAAGGGCATCAGCAGCTCCTGCTGTTACAaaagttagtaagtcaggctaTACCTCAATTCAGATTGGCGCAGTGACATCTAAACCTGCTGCTGTAACATCTGCCAATACATCATGTGTGAAATCTAGTACAATTGCCAATATTGCTTTTTCAGCTAAAAAGGTTAAAGATGTTTGTTATGATGGAAAAGTAAAAGATATTTTAGCTAAGTTGAAACCGATTGCACTACCAAGGGTTACAGCGTCTGTTCCGCCAGTGAGTGTGCAAAATGCATCGAGTGGCCTGATTCCGCATGTTGTCCTTGCCTCGCTTGCTTCTGGTTTGAGTGCTCAGGTTGTAGCCAGTCCAGTTTCTTCTTCCCTGTCCACTGCAACTTCCTCGGGTCCTGCAACTGCTCAGCGTCAAACAGCTGTGTCTGCAGTAGTCAGCACATTCGGTCCCACAACTATCCAAGACAAACCTCGTATCACACCAGTCACATGCACCAGCGGAATACCAGTTCAGATAGGGACATCTGGCATTCCTATATATTCTGTCCAAACCAGCGAATCTCCTCCTGTAACAACTCCTTCAGGTACTCctgttgttgttggtgatcTTACTCCATCATCTCTTGCAAGCACCAGCACCGGAAGTCCAATTCCGATTGGAGCATTTGCTCTTCAACTTCCCATGTGTAGTATTGATGCTGGCACACCTGGCCTTCAGACGTGTTCAGCTATTCCTGGTCTGCAGATCATGAATGCTGTAACTTCGTCAGGAACTGTTCCGTTACTAAGCAGTTCACAGACTTGTACATCATCCATTGTAGCTGTGAGTGCCTCTAACAAATCACCTCCTGCCATGTCTACTGCCAGTTCTGCAGGTGTTCCAGCTTTAGGTGCTGCAACCAGTTCATCGGGGCTGCCTTTGAGGTTACCACCACCTCTGGCACATACCTTCTGTCTGCCGTTGAATGATTTCTTGTCTACCATGGGGGCTGGTGGGAGTCCTATCATTTTCAAACCTTTGGGCGCAGATGGGAAACCTTTGTCTGTTGTTGACTTGTCTCAGCTGAAGACTGCCTTATCTCAGGCTTTTGCTACTTCCACAACAGACAGCGGACCAGTGCAAGGGAAGGTGTCAAGCCTAAAGCCGTCTTTTCAGGTGGCTACGTCAGTGGATGTGACAAGAACCAGTTCTGCAGCTACAGCAGTGACATCTACAACCCTTGCTACAACTCCTGCCCAGCCCACTGCACTGAGTTTACTCAAATCAAAAAGAACACCTGCTCAAGTGACCACATCAACTTCAACCACCCAGTCGTCCAAAGAAAATGCACCAAACATACTTAGTCACAGAAGATTTGTCAAAGTAACCTTGGACACCCAGATCACTCCTCAGCAACCTTCCAAACCTTTCAAATTGCAAGGTGCTTCACGTCGTAAGGAAAGTTTAAGGCGGGACTCAACTGAGAAAGGTGCTTCACGTCGTAAGGAAAGTTTAAGGTGGGACTCAACTGAGAAAGATGAAGGTATTGGTGTAAAATCTACTAAAACTCAAAAAAATATGCCAGAAGTTGATGATGTCGCTGGCGATACAGAGTTGTGTGAAATAGATGTTAAGGGGTATGACTCTGATTCTGATCCAGCGTTTGTTGTGGATATTTCTGACTCTTCTCCAGAAATTGAAGGTATTGAAACAGGATCAACAGTTAAGGTAGCTGGTGTGGAATCCAATGCTGCTGCTTCATCAGAAACTGTTGTTACCAGATCGAAGAGGAAGCTTGCAGAAGAGAAGCATTCAACATCCActaagaaaaaaaccaagcCTGATGCTAGTCCAAGAGATGAAGCTACGAGCTCATTGCAATCCAGCCTGAAACAAGTGGGTGATAGTGAAACAAAGAAAACCTCATCGACAGCATTAAAAATAGAAGATGAGGTTCAAACTGCATCAGATGTGAGAGCTAAGAGTCCTGTTACCATGAAAGAAATTTCAGATCAGCCATCGAAAGTACAGACTATTGCAACTGGGGATGAAGTCAAGCTTGAAGCTCAGACTTCAGGTGGAAATGCTCAAGTCATGAATATGACATTGGTATATGTACCTGAGAATAGGGATGGTCCTCAGAGCTCTGTCAAATCAAGTGAACCATCTGTCCCAGTGTCATCATCCGCATCTAAGTGCTCCACAACTGTTACATGTCCAGTCTCAACTATTTCCACTTCTCCTGTAGTGTGTGTGAAAGGCCCGACTTCAGGTGAAAGTGCTCAACTCATGAATATGACATTGGTATATATACCTGAGAAGAGAATGTTTAAAATGGTTGACGATCCACAGAGCTCTCCGAAATCCATTGAACCGTCTGTCCCAGTGTCATCATCGGCATCTAAGAGCTCCACGACTGTTACACCGCCAGTCTCAACTGTTGCTGCTTCTCCTTTAGTGTGTGTGAAAGGCCCTATCATGACGGCTACCCCTGTTCAAGCGATCTATGCCACAAATCCTGTCTCAGTAGCCACCCCTGCTGCAATCAGCTCAACGCAACCGATCTTGTCAACTGCCCCGTCTCCTCTCGCCGTTACCCAGTCTATCCCAACTGCTCTTCCTCCCATTGTTGGTGTGACACCCATGCCATCACTTCGAACTGTTCGTCAGATGTTGCAGGCGAGGCCGCCTGTTGCGAACGCATTGCCAGGTGCAGCAGCGATAACTGTTTCTAGTACTGCCACTTCGATGGCAATGGATGCAGATCCTCAACAGATACCTGCTTCACCTGCATATGCAGTCAGCACTCCAAAACAAACTGGTTATCAACTTGCTCAGCAGGAGATTCCTCCTCCACCAACTGAGAAACCAAAGCGGAAGATGGCTACATCTTCTACTCAAACAGATGACATTATTATCCTCGACCCGCCACTACCAAAGAAAGTACCCAAAACAAGAAATCAGAGACTGGTGGACAAGTGTTCGAACATCTGGAGACATGTCAGAGATACGATACAATTACTCAAGGACGAACAGTATTTGACACAACTGAATGAGCAATTGGTCAGTTTTCTTGCCGAGCTACGGCAGGTCGTGTCTGTTGGTCGTGCGGAAAATTTAAAACGCCACATCAAGGAAGAACCAGTCTTGGTTGAATCTATACCAGGAGTTGAAACACATGCGTTACTTGAAGCGTCTGCTACTCCTGCCAAAAGGAGGCAAATTGAGCTTCCCTCTGTTATCGAAGAAACTCATGTGGTAATTGAAGCGTCTGCTACTCCTGCCAAAAGGAGGCAAATTGAGCTTCCCTCTGTTATTGAAGAAACTCATGTGGTAATTGAAGCGTCTGCTGCTCCAGCCAAAAGGAGGCAAATTGAGCTTCCCTCAGTTATAGAAGAGGTCGTTGTGACGTCTGCAGAAGAAGCCAACACTTATTATGAACTGGAATACGTTGACAGTGAGAATGAGAATGCCATAGCATCGATCCAACTAGAGGAGGGCATTGACCATTCAGGAATTCAGCAGATTATTGATGCAATCAATGTGGTGAAGCATGAGGAAGTGGTCCCGTTTCACCCACCATAGCATTCTCAGGCTTAGAGCAGTAATGTCAGAGTCTGTTCATAGTGTTTGATCATAAAAGACTATAGAATATTGGCAGGCATGgtgtcttcatttcatttcatagcACGCATCTGTTCgtttgatatcatgtaaagATTAGATAAGATACTTAAATCCATACTTGCTTATATGTATAGTTATTATTTGTGCATTTAAACGTTTAGCTGTTAGTGCCAGTGTTGATATTGTAAATAcaattattatttcaaattgatCGTTTTTTCTTTCCAAGAATAACTTCTCATTGTTCCATGATGATAACTAGGCTATTTGTAGACTGGCTAATAAATCTCTAAGGACAATACTATGGACTGGTTGTTCCAATGT
Above is a window of Lineus longissimus chromosome 3, tnLinLong1.2, whole genome shotgun sequence DNA encoding:
- the LOC135485470 gene encoding mucin-2-like isoform X3, which encodes MNWLKVRAGFRPDLDPRVVNVLKETVQLGVNKVSDIKTIIKQFVNHDLFHGQKEKPHRLDKKYFPTHVDITKYVERSILSRRDKTNTEKLVTKWQQCMMEDFIFFRGNNDGPEIPYIPVAKHLPKTLMKVDIIALKQMSQQQYGAPLIFCYQSVWQKRLMLLFGNQMTYLDPVYLSLPCVYPLYFLTVLTNVGYMIVGVIILEKQSRELLQEALTIFRNWNPDWKPSYIMVGPLEEDANVVQALFKGSRLFINDDHRERTWQSWQDDTIDDIGNKGALIAMMKEIATAPCREKVKKSLEAMRESNEAWNGDEWLWQCFTENWEKRIKQWTVAYRDKVLDLRMNAGHVIDPTHKPIRPHRNSPVSTMISTLLKSYLPDSYRRYTAMNVGPLSNPKAARKLPRFMASSPNSVKDATAPFVTMAATMKSGQIVVMDKEPGLYSVQVNRGDGHDVCLGSSDKMPACSCKYWSDTKLPCCHFFAVVNSVRDVGWENFSTLYLECLLFQSDRQCQTIEPYSKERFVDSDLEIHESVLEEGQEEETDIVSEAEESDIDVNIIDYGALSDSPCNSPEPVAVEILLPDVGASTSSTPHTNQSKLSSVENQKVVPSSSVRSAKITPATVATGPGMSTPRASAAPAVTKVSKSGYTSIQIGAVTSKPAAVTSANTSCVKSSTIANIAFSAKKVKDVCYDGKVKDILAKLKPIALPRVTASVPPVSVQNASSGLIPHVVLASLASGLSAQVVASPVSSSLSTATSSGPATAQRQTAVSAVVSTFGPTTIQDKPRITPVTCTSGIPVQIGTSGIPIYSVQTSESPPVTTPSGTPVVVGDLTPSSLASTSTGSPIPIGAFALQLPMCSIDAGTPGLQTCSAIPGLQIMNAVTSSGTVPLLSSSQTCTSSIVAVSASNKSPPAMSTASSAGVPALGAATSSSGLPLRLPPPLAHTFCLPLNDFLSTMGAGGSPIIFKPLGADGKPLSVVDLSQLKTALSQAFATSTTDSGPVQGKVSSLKPSFQVATSVDVTRTSSAATAVTSTTLATTPAQPTALSLLKSKRTPAQVTTSTSTTQSSKENAPNILSHRRFVKVTLDTQITPQQPSKPFKLQGASRRKESLRRDSTEKGASRRKESLRWDSTEKDEGIGVKSTKTQKNMPEVDDVAGDTELCEIDVKGYDSDSDPAFVVDISDSSPEIEGIETGSTVKVAGVESNAAASSETVVTRSKRKLAEEKHSTSTKKKTKPDASPRDEATSSLQSSLKQVGDSETKKTSSTALKIEDEVQTASDVRAKSPVTMKEISDQPSKVQTIATGDEVKLEAQTSGGNAQVMNMTLVYVPENRDGPQSSVKSSEPSVPVSSSASKCSTTVTCPVSTISTSPVVCVKGPTSGESAQLMNMTLVYIPEKRMFKMVDDPQSSPKSIEPSVPVSSSASKSSTTVTPPVSTVAASPLVCVKGPIMTATPVQAIYATNPVSVATPAAISSTQPILSTAPSPLAVTQSIPTALPPIVGVTPMPSLRTVRQMLQARPPVANALPGAAAITVSSTATSMAMDADPQQIPASPAYAVSTPKQTGYQLAQQEIPPPPTEKPKRKMATSSTQTDDIIILDPPLPKKVPKTRNQRLVDKCSNIWRHVRDTIQLLKDEQYLTQLNEQLVSFLAELRQVVSVGRAENLKRHIKEEPVLVESIPGVETHALLEASATPAKRRQIELPSVIEETHVVIEASATPAKRRQIELPSVIEETHVVIEASAAPAKRRQIELPSVIEEVVVTSAEEANTYYELEYVDSENENAIASIQLEEGIDHSGIQQIIDAINVVKHEEVVPFHPP
- the LOC135485470 gene encoding mucin-4-like isoform X2 — translated: MPPPPPRGEPAKIESFRSLEALYSRIKDLELEGASRFSSSSKEKYFGVEADSNILQNHVVRFELSASRSATLQIEYDGIPFIIVARRYFTCQWGKAKLPVHGVGTDAMAVSCTGRRPNASTKKVDCPVRLLAKHIVKFPEFRLSGEKNSYKMRKASKALYELVKSGKDLTGHYYHEFYMTIPSPEEHQGHSTSGVRAGFRPDLDPRVVNVLKETVQLGVNKVSDIKTIIKQFVNHDLFHGQKEKPHRLDKKYFPTHVDITKYVERSILSRRDKTNTEKLVTKWQQCMMEDFIFFRGNNDGPEIPYIPVAKHLPKTLMKVDIIALKQMSQQQYGAPLIFCYQSVWQKRLMLLFGNQMTYLDPVYLSLPCVYPLYFLTVLTNVGYMIVGVIILEKQSRELLQEALTIFRNWNPDWKPSYIMVGPLEEDANVVQALFKGSRLFINDDHRERTWQSWQDDTIDDIGNKGALIAMMKEIATAPCREKVKKSLEAMRESNEAWNGDEWLWQCFTENWEKRIKQWTVAYRDKVLDLRMNAGHVIDPTHKPIRPHRNSPVSTMISTLLKSYLPDSYRRYTAMNVGPLSNPKAARKLPRFMASSPNSVKDATAPFVTMAATMKSGQIVVMDKEPGLYSVQVNRGDGHDVCLGSSDKMPACSCKYWSDTKLPCCHFFAVVNSVRDVGWENFSTLYLECLLFQSDRQCQTIEPYSKERFVDSDLEIHESVLEEGQEEETDIVSEAEESDIDVNIIDYGALSDSPCNSPEPVAVEILLPDVGASTSSTPHTNQSKLSSVENQKVVPSSSVRSAKITPATVATGPGMSTPRASAAPAVTKVSKSGYTSIQIGAVTSKPAAVTSANTSCVKSSTIANIAFSAKKVKDVCYDGKVKDILAKLKPIALPRVTASVPPVSVQNASSGLIPHVVLASLASGLSAQVVASPVSSSLSTATSSGPATAQRQTAVSAVVSTFGPTTIQDKPRITPVTCTSGIPVQIGTSGIPIYSVQTSESPPVTTPSGTPVVVGDLTPSSLASTSTGSPIPIGAFALQLPMCSIDAGTPGLQTCSAIPGLQIMNAVTSSGTVPLLSSSQTCTSSIVAVSASNKSPPAMSTASSAGVPALGAATSSSGLPLRLPPPLAHTFCLPLNDFLSTMGAGGSPIIFKPLGADGKPLSVVDLSQLKTALSQAFATSTTDSGPVQGKVSSLKPSFQVATSVDVTRTSSAATAVTSTTLATTPAQPTALSLLKSKRTPAQVTTSTSTTQSSKENAPNILSHRRFVKVTLDTQITPQQPSKPFKLQGASRRKESLRRDSTEKDEGIGVKSTKTQKNMPEVDDVAGDTELCEIDVKGYDSDSDPAFVVDISDSSPEIEGIETGSTVKVAGVESNAAASSETVVTRSKRKLAEEKHSTSTKKKTKPDASPRDEATSSLQSSLKQVGDSETKKTSSTALKIEDEVQTASDVRAKSPVTMKEISDQPSKVQTIATGDEVKLEAQTSGGNAQVMNMTLVYVPENRDGPQSSVKSSEPSVPVSSSASKCSTTVTCPVSTISTSPVVCVKGPTSGESAQLMNMTLVYIPEKRMFKMVDDPQSSPKSIEPSVPVSSSASKSSTTVTPPVSTVAASPLVCVKGPIMTATPVQAIYATNPVSVATPAAISSTQPILSTAPSPLAVTQSIPTALPPIVGVTPMPSLRTVRQMLQARPPVANALPGAAAITVSSTATSMAMDADPQQIPASPAYAVSTPKQTGYQLAQQEIPPPPTEKPKRKMATSSTQTDDIIILDPPLPKKVPKTRNQRLVDKCSNIWRHVRDTIQLLKDEQYLTQLNEQLVSFLAELRQVVSVGRAENLKRHIKEEPVLVESIPGVETHALLEASATPAKRRQIELPSVIEETHVVIEASATPAKRRQIELPSVIEETHVVIEASAAPAKRRQIELPSVIEEVVVTSAEEANTYYELEYVDSENENAIASIQLEEGIDHSGIQQIIDAINVVKHEEVVPFHPP
- the LOC135485470 gene encoding mucin-2-like isoform X1; translation: MPPPPPRGEPAKIESFRSLEALYSRIKDLELEGASRFSSSSKEKYFGVEADSNILQNHVVRFELSASRSATLQIEYDGIPFIIVARRYFTCQWGKAKLPVHGVGTDAMAVSCTGRRPNASTKKVDCPVRLLAKHIVKFPEFRLSGEKNSYKMRKASKALYELVKSGKDLTGHYYHEFYMTIPSPEEHQGHSTSGVRAGFRPDLDPRVVNVLKETVQLGVNKVSDIKTIIKQFVNHDLFHGQKEKPHRLDKKYFPTHVDITKYVERSILSRRDKTNTEKLVTKWQQCMMEDFIFFRGNNDGPEIPYIPVAKHLPKTLMKVDIIALKQMSQQQYGAPLIFCYQSVWQKRLMLLFGNQMTYLDPVYLSLPCVYPLYFLTVLTNVGYMIVGVIILEKQSRELLQEALTIFRNWNPDWKPSYIMVGPLEEDANVVQALFKGSRLFINDDHRERTWQSWQDDTIDDIGNKGALIAMMKEIATAPCREKVKKSLEAMRESNEAWNGDEWLWQCFTENWEKRIKQWTVAYRDKVLDLRMNAGHVIDPTHKPIRPHRNSPVSTMISTLLKSYLPDSYRRYTAMNVGPLSNPKAARKLPRFMASSPNSVKDATAPFVTMAATMKSGQIVVMDKEPGLYSVQVNRGDGHDVCLGSSDKMPACSCKYWSDTKLPCCHFFAVVNSVRDVGWENFSTLYLECLLFQSDRQCQTIEPYSKERFVDSDLEIHESVLEEGQEEETDIVSEAEESDIDVNIIDYGALSDSPCNSPEPVAVEILLPDVGASTSSTPHTNQSKLSSVENQKVVPSSSVRSAKITPATVATGPGMSTPRASAAPAVTKVSKSGYTSIQIGAVTSKPAAVTSANTSCVKSSTIANIAFSAKKVKDVCYDGKVKDILAKLKPIALPRVTASVPPVSVQNASSGLIPHVVLASLASGLSAQVVASPVSSSLSTATSSGPATAQRQTAVSAVVSTFGPTTIQDKPRITPVTCTSGIPVQIGTSGIPIYSVQTSESPPVTTPSGTPVVVGDLTPSSLASTSTGSPIPIGAFALQLPMCSIDAGTPGLQTCSAIPGLQIMNAVTSSGTVPLLSSSQTCTSSIVAVSASNKSPPAMSTASSAGVPALGAATSSSGLPLRLPPPLAHTFCLPLNDFLSTMGAGGSPIIFKPLGADGKPLSVVDLSQLKTALSQAFATSTTDSGPVQGKVSSLKPSFQVATSVDVTRTSSAATAVTSTTLATTPAQPTALSLLKSKRTPAQVTTSTSTTQSSKENAPNILSHRRFVKVTLDTQITPQQPSKPFKLQGASRRKESLRRDSTEKGASRRKESLRWDSTEKDEGIGVKSTKTQKNMPEVDDVAGDTELCEIDVKGYDSDSDPAFVVDISDSSPEIEGIETGSTVKVAGVESNAAASSETVVTRSKRKLAEEKHSTSTKKKTKPDASPRDEATSSLQSSLKQVGDSETKKTSSTALKIEDEVQTASDVRAKSPVTMKEISDQPSKVQTIATGDEVKLEAQTSGGNAQVMNMTLVYVPENRDGPQSSVKSSEPSVPVSSSASKCSTTVTCPVSTISTSPVVCVKGPTSGESAQLMNMTLVYIPEKRMFKMVDDPQSSPKSIEPSVPVSSSASKSSTTVTPPVSTVAASPLVCVKGPIMTATPVQAIYATNPVSVATPAAISSTQPILSTAPSPLAVTQSIPTALPPIVGVTPMPSLRTVRQMLQARPPVANALPGAAAITVSSTATSMAMDADPQQIPASPAYAVSTPKQTGYQLAQQEIPPPPTEKPKRKMATSSTQTDDIIILDPPLPKKVPKTRNQRLVDKCSNIWRHVRDTIQLLKDEQYLTQLNEQLVSFLAELRQVVSVGRAENLKRHIKEEPVLVESIPGVETHALLEASATPAKRRQIELPSVIEETHVVIEASATPAKRRQIELPSVIEETHVVIEASAAPAKRRQIELPSVIEEVVVTSAEEANTYYELEYVDSENENAIASIQLEEGIDHSGIQQIIDAINVVKHEEVVPFHPP